One stretch of Eretmochelys imbricata isolate rEreImb1 chromosome 1, rEreImb1.hap1, whole genome shotgun sequence DNA includes these proteins:
- the LOC144266366 gene encoding taste receptor type 2 member 2-like yields MFAGITTGWFVSCLSVFYCLKIASFTQRLFLQMKQRICGMVPQLLLGSLLLALLTSSFQDPSTEAHVNAIKILFSCLMLYVCSFVADTLSVSYLSD; encoded by the exons ATGTTTGCAGGCATTACCACTGGTTGGTTTGTCAGCTGCCTCAGTGTTTTCTACTGCTTGAAGATCGCTAGTTTTACCCAACGCCTTTTCCTTCAAATGAAGCAGAGAATCTGTGGAATGGTTCCACAGCTGCTCCTGGGGTCACTGCTGCTCGCCTTGCTCACCT CCAGCTTCCAGGACCCTAGTACAGAGGCTCACGTAAATGCCATTAAAATTCTGTTCTCTTGCCTCATGCTTTATGTGTGCAGTTTTGTAGCTGACACTCTGTCTGTTTCCTACCTGTCTGACTGA